In one Sphingomonas sp. S1-29 genomic region, the following are encoded:
- the motA gene encoding flagellar motor stator protein MotA has product MFVLIGFVVLIAMVFGGFALTGGALGPVMHALPHEMLIIGGAAVGALIIGNSMLEIKALGSGFMKVVKGPKYKKQDYLDAIFLVSKLMKMLRVEGPIALEPHVEDPKSSAVFAEYPRLLADQTLTNLIADTLRLVVVSSGTLDVHAVEDVMDNSIKTHHHEVQSPQTTLQGLADALPALGIVAAVLGVVKTMGSIDKPPEILGGMIGSALVGTFLGVLLAYGIVGPLATRLQQVIDADAAIYHTIKQIIIASLHGHPQPLVIEAARSGIAHHNQPGFAEVFDGLRGR; this is encoded by the coding sequence ATGTTCGTTTTGATTGGGTTCGTCGTGCTGATCGCGATGGTGTTCGGCGGGTTCGCGCTCACCGGCGGGGCGCTCGGCCCGGTGATGCACGCGCTGCCGCACGAGATGCTGATCATCGGCGGCGCCGCGGTCGGCGCGCTGATCATCGGCAACTCGATGCTCGAGATCAAGGCGCTGGGCAGCGGCTTCATGAAGGTGGTCAAGGGCCCCAAATACAAGAAGCAGGACTATCTCGACGCGATCTTCCTGGTCAGCAAGCTGATGAAGATGCTGCGCGTCGAGGGGCCGATCGCGCTCGAGCCGCATGTCGAGGATCCCAAGTCATCGGCGGTGTTCGCCGAATATCCCCGCCTCCTCGCCGACCAGACGCTCACCAACCTGATCGCCGATACGCTGCGGCTGGTGGTGGTGTCGTCGGGCACGCTCGACGTCCACGCGGTCGAGGACGTGATGGATAATTCGATCAAGACGCACCACCACGAAGTGCAGAGCCCGCAGACGACGCTGCAGGGGCTCGCCGACGCGCTGCCCGCGCTCGGCATCGTAGCGGCGGTGCTGGGGGTGGTCAAGACGATGGGGTCGATCGACAAGCCGCCCGAGATCCTGGGCGGGATGATCGGCTCGGCGCTGGTGGGGACGTTCCTGGGCGTGCTGCTGGCCTATGGCATCGTCGGGCCGCTCGCGACGCGGTTGCAGCAGGTGATCGATGCCGATGCCGCGATCTACCACACGATCAAGCAGATCATCATCGCCTCGCTCCACGGCCATCCGCAGCCGCTGGTGATCGAAGCCGCGCGCAGCGGGATCGCGCACCACAACCAGCCCGGCTTCGCCGAGGTGTTCGACGGGCTGCGGGGACGCTAA
- a CDS encoding flagellar motor protein MotB: MAARAPHGTNQPPKIIVKKIYIEGHGGHHGGAWKVAYADFVTAMMAFFLLMWLLGATTEAQRKALADYFAPTLIELKQKSAGSYGPFGGSSLTDVDNYPHRAGQTGTRALTVPAGAEGGPQVGTGEKGTLKDQAALNAQDRRNFSKLRQQLEQRMKANGSLAKLGKHVRFVETSEGLRIDLVDNADYSMFDLGTTALVGEADQLIGEIAASIGTMENAIMIRGHTDSLGYGNPLDMNNWMLSSGRAEATRRRLAAGGLPDARFERIEGVADREPMVAKDPTDPRNRRVAITLLYRKGEPGGRGGGMTRLASR; the protein is encoded by the coding sequence ATGGCCGCGCGCGCACCCCATGGCACCAACCAGCCGCCCAAGATCATCGTCAAGAAAATCTATATCGAGGGCCATGGCGGCCATCATGGCGGCGCGTGGAAGGTCGCCTATGCCGATTTCGTGACCGCGATGATGGCGTTCTTCCTGCTGATGTGGCTGCTCGGCGCGACCACCGAAGCGCAGCGCAAGGCGCTCGCCGACTATTTCGCGCCGACCTTGATCGAGCTGAAGCAGAAAAGCGCCGGTTCCTATGGCCCGTTCGGCGGCTCGTCGCTGACCGATGTCGACAATTACCCGCACCGCGCAGGACAGACCGGCACGCGCGCGCTGACGGTGCCCGCGGGCGCCGAGGGCGGCCCGCAGGTGGGGACCGGCGAAAAGGGCACGCTCAAGGATCAGGCGGCGCTCAACGCGCAGGATCGCCGCAACTTTTCCAAGCTGCGCCAGCAGCTTGAACAGCGGATGAAGGCCAATGGCAGCCTGGCCAAGCTCGGCAAGCATGTCCGCTTCGTCGAGACCAGCGAAGGGCTGCGGATCGATCTGGTCGACAATGCCGATTATTCGATGTTCGACCTCGGCACGACCGCTTTGGTGGGTGAGGCCGACCAGCTGATCGGCGAGATCGCGGCGTCGATCGGAACGATGGAAAACGCGATCATGATCCGCGGCCACACCGATTCGCTGGGCTATGGCAACCCGCTCGACATGAACAACTGGATGCTCTCGAGCGGGCGGGCCGAGGCGACGCGGCGGCGGCTGGCGGCAGGCGGGTTGCCCGACGCGCGCTTCGAACGGATCGAGGGCGTCGCCGATCGCGAACCGATGGTCGCGAAGGATCCCACCGATCCGCGCAACCGGCGGGTGGCGATCACGCTGCTCTATCGCAAGGGCGAGCCCGGCGGCCGGGGCGGCGGCATGACCAGACTGGCAAGTCGTTGA